A single genomic interval of Brassica napus cultivar Da-Ae unplaced genomic scaffold, Da-Ae ScsIHWf_3176;HRSCAF=4003, whole genome shotgun sequence harbors:
- the LOC125603343 gene encoding photosystem II CP47 reaction center protein, with protein MGLPWYRVHTVVLNDPGRLLSVHIMHTALVAGWAGSMALYELAVFDPSDPVLDPMWRQGMFVIPFMTRLGITNSWGGWNITGGTITNPGLWSYEGVAAAHIVFSGLCFLAAIWHWVYWDLEIFCDERTGKPSLDLPKIFGIHLFLSGVACFGFGAFHVTGLYGPGIWVSDPYGLTGKVQPVNPAWGVEGFDPFVPGGIASHHIAAGTLGILAGLFHLSVRPPQRLYKGLRMGNIETVLSSSIAAVFFAAFIVAGTMWYGSATTPIELFGPTRYQWDQGYFQQEIYRRVSAGLAENQSVSEAWSKIPEKLAFYDYIGNNPAKGGLFRAGSMDNGDGIAVGWLGHPVFRNKEGRELFVRRMPTFFETFPVVLVDGDGIVRADVPFRRAESKYSVEQVGVTVEFYGGELNGVSYSDPATVKKYARRAQLGEIFELDRATLKSDGVFRSSPRGWFTFGHASFALLFFFGHIWHGSRTLFRDVFAGIDPDLDAQVEFGAFQKLGDPTTKRQAV; from the coding sequence ATGGGTTTGCCTTGGTATCGTGTTCATACTGTTGTATTGAATGATCCCGGTCGTTTGCTTTCGGTTCATATAATGCATACTGCTCTGGTTGCTGGTTGGGCCGGTTCCATGGCTCTATATGAATTAGCTGTTTTTGATCCCTCCGACCCTGTTCTTGATCCAATGTGGAGACAAGGTATGTTCGTTATACCTTTCATGACTCGTTTAGGAATAACCAATTCATGGGGCGGTTGGAATATTACAGGAGGGACTATAACGAATCCGGGTCTTTGGAGTTACGAAGGGGTAGCCGCAGCACATATCGTGTTTTCTGGCTTGTGCTTCTTGGCAGCTATTTGGCATTGGGTATATTGGGATCTAGAAATTTTTTGTGATGAACGTACAGGAAAACCTTCTTTGGATTTGCCCAAGATTTTTggaattcatttatttctttcaggAGTGGCTTGCTTTGGTTTTGGCGCATTTCATGTAACAGGATTATATGGTCCTGGAATATGGGTATCCGACCCTTATGGACTAACCGGAAAGGTCCAACCCGTAAATCCGGCGTGGGGCGTGGAGGGTTTTGACCCTTTTGTTCCGGGAGGAATAGCCTCTCATCATATTGCAGCAGGGACGTTGGGTATATTAGCGGGCTTATTCCATCTTAGTGTTCGTCCGCCTCAACGTCTATACAAAGGATTACGTATGGGAAATATTGAAACCGTCCTTTCCAGTAGTATTGCTGCTGTCTTTTTTGCAGCTTTTATTGTTGCTGGAACTATGTGGTATGGTTCTGCAACTACTCCCATCGAATTATTTGGTCCTACTCGTTATCAATGGGATCAGGGATACTTTCAACAAGAAATATATCGAAGAGTTAGTGCCGGACTAGCTGAAAATCAAAGTGTATCAGAAGCTTGGTCTAAAATTCCTGAAAAATTagctttttatgattatattgGTAATAATCCAGCAAAAGGGGGATTATTCCGAGCGGGTTCAATGGACAATGGGGATGGAATAGCTGTTGGATGGTTAGGACACCCCGTCTTTAGAAATAAAGAAGGGCGTGAACTTTTTGTACGCCGTATGCCtactttttttgaaacatttccGGTTGTTTTGGTAGACGGAGACGGAATTGTTAGAGCCGACGTCCCGTTTAGAAGGGCAGAATCTAAATATAGTGTCGAACAAGTAGGTGTAACTGTTGAGTTTTATGGTGGTGAACTCAATGGAGTAAGTTATAGTGATCCCGCAACTGTGAAAAAATATGCTAGACGGGCTCAATTGGGTGAGATTTTTGAATTAGATCGTGCTACTTTGAAATCCGATGGTGTTTTTCGTAGCAGTCCAAGAGGTTGGTTTACTTTTGGGCATGCTTCGTTTGCTCTACTTTTCTTCTTTGGACACATTTGGCATGGTTCTAGAACCCTCTTCAGAGATGTTTTTGCTGGTATTGATCCAGATTTGGATGCTCAGGTGGAATTTGGGGCATTCCAAAAACTTGGAGATCCAACTACAAAAAGACAAGCAGTCTGA